In a single window of the Thermus amyloliquefaciens genome:
- a CDS encoding MFS transporter, which translates to MKPWRYAAGQLGLTLVSESFGTYLAFFYLERLGLSATFYALARTAYAFWDAVNDPLFGHLSDRTKTRLGRRRPWLLLGVPLFLLFYLLVFWVPDWARSPGVLPYYFAVAIVLYETMATVVWTNHGALFPEMFRGLSERAGAAALKRGAELFGLILGIALAPLVYAQVGFLGMALLFAGLALMAFLFFFPGIQEDPKAESGLGLRESFRLVLTNRAFWVVALVGLLFEFGRMVIQTGMAFYAKHSLGLPEAATAFLFAAVFLVALPSVFLWGRLAGALGGKRAWRLAHLLMGLAALLLFLPQSLFPALLVGALVGVGFAGVRVTGEVVMAKVIDLDAERTGTRREGAYYSLVGLLGRASGALVGLAFALLGPLFGYVSGEEPGPNPGLAFRFLVAVIPGAAILLAYLLAALFPHEVRE; encoded by the coding sequence GTGAAACCTTGGCGCTATGCGGCCGGCCAGCTGGGACTCACCCTGGTCTCGGAGAGTTTCGGCACGTACCTGGCCTTCTTCTACCTGGAGAGGCTTGGTCTCTCCGCCACCTTCTACGCCCTGGCCCGCACCGCCTACGCCTTCTGGGACGCGGTGAACGACCCCCTCTTTGGCCACCTTTCCGACCGCACCAAGACCCGCTTGGGCCGCAGGCGGCCCTGGCTTCTTCTGGGCGTTCCCCTTTTCCTCCTCTTCTACCTCCTGGTCTTCTGGGTGCCCGACTGGGCCCGAAGCCCTGGGGTCCTGCCCTACTACTTCGCGGTGGCCATCGTCCTGTACGAGACCATGGCCACGGTGGTCTGGACCAACCACGGGGCCCTCTTCCCGGAGATGTTTCGCGGGCTTTCCGAAAGGGCTGGGGCTGCCGCCTTAAAGCGGGGCGCGGAGCTTTTTGGCCTGATCCTGGGGATAGCCCTAGCCCCTTTGGTCTACGCCCAGGTGGGGTTTTTGGGCATGGCCCTCCTCTTCGCCGGGCTTGCTCTTATGGCCTTCCTCTTCTTTTTCCCGGGGATCCAGGAGGACCCCAAGGCGGAAAGCGGCCTGGGGCTAAGGGAGTCCTTCCGCCTGGTCCTGACCAACCGGGCCTTCTGGGTGGTGGCTTTGGTGGGGCTTCTCTTTGAGTTTGGCCGCATGGTGATCCAGACGGGCATGGCCTTCTACGCCAAGCACAGCCTGGGCCTTCCCGAGGCGGCCACCGCCTTCCTCTTCGCCGCGGTCTTCCTGGTGGCCCTGCCCTCGGTCTTCCTCTGGGGGCGGCTGGCAGGGGCCCTGGGGGGCAAGCGGGCCTGGCGGCTCGCCCACCTCCTCATGGGGCTTGCCGCCCTCCTCCTCTTCCTGCCGCAAAGCCTTTTCCCTGCCCTCCTGGTGGGGGCCCTGGTGGGGGTGGGGTTTGCCGGGGTCAGGGTCACGGGGGAGGTGGTGATGGCTAAGGTCATTGACCTGGACGCGGAGAGGACGGGCACGAGGCGGGAAGGGGCCTACTACAGCCTGGTGGGGCTTCTGGGCCGGGCCTCGGGGGCCTTGGTGGGGCTTGCCTTTGCCCTCCTTGGGCCCCTCTTCGGGTACGTGAGCGGGGAGGAGCCGGGGCCGAACCCGGGGCTCGCCTTCCGCTTCCTGGTGGCGGTGATCCCGGGGGCGGCCATCCTCCTGGCCTACCTCCTCGCTGCCCTTTTCCCCCACGAGGTGCGGGAATGA
- a CDS encoding glycoside hydrolase family 2 TIM barrel-domain containing protein, whose amino-acid sequence MRLERVHFLAHGAARPEELPEEGWREVALPHQWSLEGLEAEVGWYRLALPEGGPRRFLRSFGDYYQEAWVGGTYLGRHEGYFFPWLLELPPGRELLLRVSAPKEPLGVWPRFKRQIKGVFGQHDCRPGGTTERGQERGTGGLWGGVEVFFREGVALLGLTHRLHPQPGGWRLLVRLLVDAPRAFREPLRLRLLPENFPGEALERELFLEGEAGRAWREVVWDLPGMPLWEVWERGFPHLFRLEAEVLGARLSAPLGFRTVELDGEGWLLLNGRRLFLRGTNIIPTQWLSAYTEDLAQRDVALLKEANLNAVRVHAHVTHPAFYRACDREGVLVWQDFPLQWGYAADEAFAGEALRQVRAMVEHLGAHPSLYLWCAQNEPTHNRHLLGPLLAAELRAQDPTRPAKEASDFREHPYPGWYWGHYRDFLALPGAPLPSEFGAQALPRAELLRRVLGEAAWPPRWEVYAYHNFQPHETFRVAGVEVGGSLEEFVENSQAYQARLLEFAIHAYRRGKGRVVGYFQFMFVEPWEGITWAVVDVERVPKRGYHALKESSSPVLISLVPYRERMEVGGPPLQEAWLISDLERPLSLRVHLFLEGPQDLSLYEEEVALAPGEARRFFSLGELWESPLEVQARFLPLEEALRKLPPGVYRLVGEAWEGERLWSRQEVALEYLSPLLPGGVAW is encoded by the coding sequence ATGAGGCTGGAACGGGTGCACTTCCTGGCCCACGGGGCCGCGAGGCCGGAGGAGCTTCCGGAGGAGGGGTGGCGGGAGGTGGCGCTTCCCCACCAGTGGAGCCTCGAGGGCCTGGAGGCGGAGGTGGGCTGGTACCGCCTGGCCCTTCCCGAGGGCGGACCCAGGCGCTTCCTCCGCTCCTTTGGGGACTACTACCAGGAGGCCTGGGTGGGGGGCACCTACCTGGGGCGGCACGAGGGGTACTTCTTCCCCTGGCTTTTGGAGCTTCCCCCGGGGCGGGAACTCCTCCTCCGGGTTTCCGCCCCCAAGGAGCCCCTGGGGGTCTGGCCCCGGTTCAAGCGGCAGATCAAAGGGGTCTTTGGCCAGCACGACTGCCGTCCCGGGGGGACCACGGAACGGGGCCAGGAGCGGGGAACGGGGGGGCTTTGGGGTGGGGTGGAGGTCTTTTTCCGGGAGGGGGTGGCCCTCCTCGGCCTCACCCACCGCCTCCACCCCCAGCCCGGGGGCTGGCGGCTTCTGGTGCGGCTCCTGGTGGATGCCCCCAGGGCCTTTCGGGAGCCCCTACGCCTAAGGCTTCTTCCGGAGAACTTCCCGGGGGAGGCCCTGGAGCGGGAACTTTTCCTGGAGGGAGAGGCGGGCCGGGCCTGGCGGGAGGTGGTGTGGGACCTTCCCGGGATGCCCCTTTGGGAGGTGTGGGAGCGGGGCTTCCCCCACCTCTTCCGCCTCGAGGCGGAGGTCCTGGGGGCCAGGCTCAGCGCCCCCTTGGGCTTCCGCACCGTGGAGCTGGACGGGGAAGGCTGGCTCCTCCTAAATGGCAGGAGGCTTTTCCTGAGGGGCACCAACATCATCCCCACCCAGTGGCTTTCGGCCTACACCGAGGACCTGGCCCAAAGGGACGTGGCCCTCCTCAAGGAGGCCAACCTGAACGCGGTGCGGGTCCACGCCCACGTGACCCATCCGGCCTTCTACCGGGCCTGCGACCGGGAGGGGGTCTTGGTCTGGCAGGACTTCCCCTTGCAGTGGGGCTACGCCGCGGACGAGGCCTTCGCGGGGGAGGCCCTGCGCCAGGTGCGGGCCATGGTGGAGCACCTGGGGGCCCACCCTTCCCTTTACCTCTGGTGTGCGCAGAACGAGCCCACCCACAACCGGCACCTCCTCGGGCCCCTTCTGGCGGCGGAACTAAGGGCCCAAGACCCCACCCGGCCGGCGAAGGAGGCCTCGGACTTCCGCGAGCATCCCTACCCGGGCTGGTACTGGGGGCACTACCGGGACTTCCTGGCCCTTCCCGGAGCCCCCTTGCCTTCCGAGTTTGGGGCCCAGGCCCTGCCCCGGGCGGAACTCCTGCGCCGGGTCCTGGGGGAAGCGGCCTGGCCTCCCAGGTGGGAGGTCTACGCCTACCACAACTTCCAGCCCCACGAGACCTTCCGGGTGGCGGGGGTGGAGGTTGGGGGGTCCCTGGAGGAGTTTGTGGAGAACTCCCAGGCCTACCAGGCGAGGCTACTGGAGTTTGCCATCCACGCCTACCGGCGGGGGAAGGGGAGGGTGGTGGGCTACTTCCAGTTCATGTTCGTGGAGCCCTGGGAGGGGATCACCTGGGCGGTGGTGGACGTGGAGCGGGTGCCCAAGAGGGGCTACCACGCCCTGAAGGAGTCCAGCAGCCCGGTTTTGATCTCCCTGGTTCCCTACCGGGAAAGGATGGAGGTGGGAGGGCCTCCCCTGCAGGAGGCCTGGCTCATAAGCGACCTGGAAAGGCCCTTAAGCCTTCGGGTCCACCTTTTCCTGGAAGGCCCGCAAGATCTTTCCCTTTACGAGGAGGAGGTGGCCCTGGCCCCCGGGGAGGCCCGAAGGTTTTTCAGCCTGGGGGAGCTTTGGGAAAGCCCCCTCGAGGTCCAGGCCCGCTTCCTTCCCCTAGAGGAGGCTTTGAGGAAGCTTCCCCCGGGGGTTTACCGCCTGGTGGGGGAGGCCTGGGAAGGGGAAAGGCTTTGGTCCCGGCAGGAGGTGGCCCTGGAGTACCTCTCCCCCCTCCTCCCGGGAGGGGTAGCTTGGTAG
- a CDS encoding polysaccharide deacetylase family protein, whose protein sequence is MDLLERLGLGGRRVLILHHDDLGLTHAQNGAYQALGFPTGSVMVPGAWASGVRGEDLGVHLTLTSEWPAPRMRPLTEGESLRDEAGYFPDSLEVLWQRARPEEVERELRAQIQAAQRLFTPTHLDVHQGAVLRPDLAEVYLRLAWEYRLPPLLPESLEGLGVPPAFLPDLERLLREAPFPAVRFLDPYGLPPEERLGFYLDLSRLPAGLYQLVHHSALPTPEGRALPDWRTREADYFALAHPEVRRVLAEFHPLTWRAVKEVL, encoded by the coding sequence ATGGACCTTTTGGAGCGGCTGGGCCTTGGGGGGCGGCGGGTCCTCATCCTGCATCACGACGACCTGGGCCTGACCCACGCGCAAAATGGCGCCTACCAGGCCCTGGGCTTCCCCACGGGGAGCGTGATGGTCCCGGGGGCCTGGGCCAGCGGGGTGCGGGGGGAGGACCTGGGGGTGCACCTCACCCTCACCAGCGAGTGGCCTGCCCCCAGGATGCGCCCCCTCACGGAAGGGGAAAGCCTGAGGGACGAGGCCGGGTACTTTCCCGACTCCTTGGAGGTGCTTTGGCAAAGGGCCCGCCCGGAGGAGGTGGAACGGGAGCTTAGGGCCCAGATCCAGGCGGCCCAACGCCTTTTTACCCCCACGCACCTGGACGTCCACCAGGGGGCGGTGCTCCGGCCCGACCTGGCGGAGGTGTACCTGCGCCTGGCCTGGGAGTACCGCCTGCCCCCGTTGCTGCCGGAAAGCCTCGAGGGCCTGGGGGTACCCCCCGCCTTCCTCCCGGACCTGGAGAGGCTTTTGCGGGAAGCCCCCTTTCCCGCGGTGCGCTTCCTGGACCCCTACGGCCTGCCCCCAGAGGAGCGGCTCGGCTTCTACCTGGACCTTTCCCGCCTCCCCGCGGGGCTTTACCAGCTGGTCCACCACAGCGCCCTCCCCACCCCTGAGGGCCGGGCCCTCCCCGACTGGCGGACGCGGGAGGCGGACTACTTCGCCCTGGCCCACCCGGAGGTGCGCCGGGTGCTCGCTGAGTTCCACCCCCTCACCTGGAGGGCCGTGAAGGAGGTCCTGTGA
- the ddl gene encoding D-alanine--D-alanine ligase — protein sequence MATPKVLLIAGGRSPEHEVSLLSARGVLEHMPFPTELAVIAKDGRWLLGEEAMAALRAKVAPAGRHAFPPPLAWDRYDVVFPLLHGRWGEDGTIQGFLELLGKPYVGAGVAASALCMDKDLSKRVLAQSGIPVVPWVALYQGEPPFIPFDPPFFVKPANTGSSIGISRVERHAELERALEEAFRHDQKAVVEQALRGVRELEVGILGNVFGEVSPVGEVRYQAEFYDYETKYTPGRAELLIPAPLDPGTQETVQELALKAYRLLGLRGMARVDFFLAEGEVYLNEVNTIPGFTPTSMYPRLFAAGGVPYPELLRRLVELALA from the coding sequence ATGGCCACGCCCAAGGTCCTTCTCATCGCCGGGGGCAGGAGCCCCGAGCACGAGGTTTCCCTGCTCTCCGCCCGTGGGGTTTTGGAGCACATGCCCTTTCCCACCGAGCTCGCCGTGATCGCCAAGGATGGCCGGTGGCTCCTGGGGGAGGAGGCCATGGCCGCCCTCAGGGCCAAGGTGGCCCCTGCGGGCCGGCATGCCTTCCCCCCTCCGTTGGCGTGGGACCGGTACGATGTGGTCTTCCCCCTGCTCCACGGAAGGTGGGGGGAGGATGGCACCATCCAGGGGTTTTTGGAGCTCCTGGGTAAGCCCTACGTGGGGGCAGGGGTGGCGGCCAGCGCCCTTTGCATGGACAAGGACCTCTCCAAAAGGGTTCTGGCCCAGTCGGGGATCCCCGTGGTCCCGTGGGTGGCCCTCTACCAGGGGGAGCCCCCCTTCATCCCCTTTGACCCGCCCTTTTTCGTGAAGCCCGCCAATACGGGTTCCAGCATCGGCATTTCCCGGGTGGAGCGCCACGCGGAGCTGGAGAGGGCCCTGGAGGAGGCCTTCCGCCACGACCAAAAGGCCGTGGTGGAGCAGGCCCTAAGGGGGGTGCGGGAGCTAGAGGTGGGCATCCTGGGGAACGTTTTTGGCGAGGTGAGCCCCGTGGGGGAGGTGCGCTACCAGGCGGAGTTCTACGACTACGAGACCAAGTACACCCCAGGCCGGGCGGAGCTTCTGATCCCCGCCCCCCTGGACCCCGGCACCCAGGAAACGGTGCAGGAGCTGGCCTTGAAGGCCTACCGGCTTTTGGGCCTTCGCGGCATGGCCCGGGTGGACTTCTTCCTGGCGGAGGGGGAGGTGTACCTAAACGAGGTGAACACCATTCCCGGCTTCACCCCCACCAGCATGTACCCCAGGCTCTTCGCCGCCGGGGGGGTTCCGTACCCCGAGCTTTTAAGGCGGCTGGTGGAGCTGGCCCTGGCGTAG
- the pth gene encoding aminoacyl-tRNA hydrolase, translating into MFLVVGQGNPGERYARTRHNLGFMVLDRLGFPFREKGKALMAEVEVEGKRGIFLKPLTYYNLSGQAVAPLVRFYKIPPERLLVVHDEMDLPLGRLRLKAGGSPAGNRGVASIAEALGTQAFHRLRLGIGKPPSREKGAEYVLSPFLPEEWPVVERVLEAAKEAVLCWVREGLLPCADRFNGRDLSQGLGERG; encoded by the coding sequence ATGTTTTTGGTGGTGGGCCAGGGCAACCCGGGGGAAAGGTACGCCAGGACCCGGCACAACCTGGGCTTCATGGTCCTGGACCGTCTGGGCTTCCCCTTCCGGGAGAAGGGGAAGGCCCTTATGGCCGAGGTGGAGGTGGAGGGGAAGAGGGGGATCTTCCTCAAGCCCCTCACCTACTACAACCTAAGCGGGCAGGCGGTGGCTCCCCTGGTGCGCTTCTACAAGATCCCCCCCGAGCGCCTCTTGGTGGTCCACGACGAGATGGACCTGCCCCTAGGCCGCTTGCGCCTGAAGGCCGGGGGTAGCCCCGCGGGCAACCGGGGGGTGGCCTCCATCGCCGAGGCCTTGGGGACGCAGGCCTTCCACCGTCTGCGCTTGGGCATCGGCAAGCCCCCTTCCCGGGAAAAGGGGGCGGAGTACGTGCTTTCCCCCTTCCTTCCCGAGGAATGGCCGGTGGTGGAGAGGGTCCTCGAGGCGGCCAAGGAGGCCGTGCTCTGCTGGGTGAGGGAAGGGCTTCTCCCTTGTGCGGATCGCTTTAACGGCCGGGATCTTTCCCAAGGCTTGGGGGAAAGGGGCTAA